A single genomic interval of Porphyromonas sp. oral taxon 275 harbors:
- a CDS encoding glycosyltransferase family 2 protein yields the protein MPSPLLSVIIPLYRAESTLSACIEQLLAQTRSQAQLVFVDDCSPDGCWTLLNEARPQLEARGYTVTLLRHEVNGGVAVARNTGIDAARGEYIYALDADDLFVPQTLELIEQRIEQTGADLIGCNWILQQGESKRPMYQAAVTTGQEAWQALCHGSLRWNLWLWAFRRSLLQENGGELRFIPSMNMGEDLGLMGKLFLKAGRVEMIPEHLYAYVRNEGQQTNHYSELHWQQLRANLQSLEDYIQQHQLHEAASDLAFLKLQLKLPLLVSGRRDDYDRWQQLYPEANKAIAHVGGGIHTRMLQRMAGLGQYWYVWLYYRVVLKGLYSLLYR from the coding sequence ATGCCCTCTCCCTTACTCTCGGTCATCATCCCGCTCTACCGAGCTGAGAGCACCCTCTCGGCATGTATCGAGCAGCTCCTAGCGCAGACGCGCAGCCAGGCCCAGCTCGTCTTCGTCGACGACTGCAGCCCCGACGGCTGCTGGACGCTGCTTAATGAGGCACGGCCACAGCTCGAGGCCCGTGGCTACACCGTCACGCTACTACGCCATGAGGTGAACGGCGGGGTTGCCGTAGCACGCAACACGGGGATCGATGCCGCCCGCGGGGAGTATATCTATGCTCTGGATGCCGACGACCTATTCGTCCCCCAGACGCTGGAGCTCATCGAGCAGCGCATTGAGCAGACAGGAGCAGACCTCATCGGTTGCAACTGGATCCTTCAGCAGGGAGAGAGCAAGCGCCCCATGTACCAGGCCGCCGTCACGACGGGGCAGGAGGCTTGGCAGGCGCTCTGCCATGGGAGCCTAAGGTGGAACCTATGGCTGTGGGCCTTCCGCCGCAGCTTGCTCCAAGAAAACGGAGGAGAGCTCCGCTTCATTCCCTCGATGAATATGGGTGAAGACCTAGGACTCATGGGGAAGCTCTTCCTCAAGGCCGGGCGTGTAGAGATGATCCCAGAGCACCTCTATGCCTATGTACGCAACGAAGGGCAGCAGACCAATCACTACAGCGAGCTCCACTGGCAGCAGCTGCGGGCCAATCTCCAGTCCCTCGAGGACTACATCCAGCAGCACCAGCTCCACGAGGCAGCCTCTGATCTAGCCTTCCTCAAGCTCCAGCTGAAGCTGCCGCTGCTGGTCAGCGGACGTCGTGATGACTACGATCGCTGGCAGCAGCTCTACCCAGAGGCCAACAAGGCCATAGCTCACGTAGGCGGCGGGATCCACACCCGTATGCTTCAGCGCATGGCTGGGCTCGGTCAGTACTGGTATGTATGGCTCTACTACCGCGTCGTTCTCAAGGGACTTTACTCCCTCCTATACCGATAA
- a CDS encoding glycosyltransferase family 4 protein, with translation MKIVYCIPATCNSGGMERVLARKANYLAKLGHELIFITTDQRGRPPFFELHPSIVSYDLGIDYDANNGSGLLSKLTQYPRKHRLHRQRLTELLLKLKADIVISMFGDDASFLPSIKDGSHKVLEYHFAKYKRLQYGRRGLWRLIDQLRTKWDERTVRPFDSFVVLTEEDAAAWGALPNLRVIPNPLPFYSDSPSDCSAHQLLAMGRCDDQKHFDLLIDLWAQLAPEYPDWHLVIAGDGKLRPELTAQVEHLGLKSVELMRPTHQVQELYRASSIYVMTSRYEGLPMVLIEAQQMGLPIVSFACPCGPRDVITDGVDGYLLEVGDHAGFIQALRRLIDSEAERQRMGAAARIASERYDLEHIMKSWLTLFNELVTAKS, from the coding sequence ATGAAGATCGTCTATTGTATCCCCGCCACGTGCAACTCAGGAGGAATGGAGCGTGTCCTAGCACGCAAGGCCAATTACCTAGCGAAGCTGGGGCATGAGCTCATTTTCATCACGACCGACCAGCGTGGACGCCCGCCTTTCTTTGAGCTCCACCCGAGTATCGTCTCCTATGACCTAGGGATTGACTACGATGCCAACAACGGATCGGGACTGCTGAGCAAGCTGACCCAGTACCCACGCAAGCACCGCCTGCATCGCCAGCGCCTCACGGAGCTGCTACTGAAGCTCAAGGCGGACATCGTCATCTCCATGTTTGGCGACGACGCCTCCTTCCTCCCCTCGATCAAGGATGGGAGCCATAAGGTTCTCGAGTACCACTTCGCCAAGTACAAGCGTCTGCAGTATGGACGCCGCGGGCTGTGGCGGCTCATTGACCAGCTGCGCACGAAGTGGGATGAGCGCACCGTACGCCCCTTCGACAGCTTCGTCGTGCTCACCGAAGAGGATGCCGCCGCATGGGGTGCGCTGCCTAACCTTAGGGTCATTCCCAACCCCCTACCTTTCTATTCGGATAGTCCCTCAGACTGCAGTGCCCATCAATTGCTGGCGATGGGGCGCTGCGACGATCAGAAGCACTTTGATCTCTTGATCGACCTCTGGGCGCAGCTAGCGCCCGAGTACCCCGACTGGCACCTCGTAATCGCAGGCGATGGCAAGCTACGCCCTGAGCTCACCGCCCAAGTCGAGCACCTTGGCCTCAAGAGCGTCGAGCTCATGCGCCCTACCCATCAGGTGCAGGAGCTGTATCGCGCCTCTTCTATCTACGTGATGACCTCACGCTACGAGGGGCTCCCCATGGTATTGATCGAAGCCCAGCAGATGGGCCTACCCATCGTATCCTTTGCCTGCCCCTGTGGTCCGCGTGATGTGATCACCGATGGTGTCGACGGCTACCTCCTGGAGGTCGGCGACCACGCAGGCTTCATCCAAGCATTACGTCGCCTCATAGATAGCGAAGCCGAGCGCCAGCGTATGGGCGCCGCGGCACGCATCGCCTCCGAGCGCTACGATCTAGAGCACATTATGAAGAGCTGGCTAACCCTTTTCAATGAATTAGTCACGGCCAAGTCATAG
- a CDS encoding OmpA family protein, which produces MASDSVYTVETKTTDRHLVQTNRFGSNWFLGAGVGAQIYFGDHDKQMRFGDRLTPNFEVNFGKWFTPGIGIRLGANGYKIKGVAGWDNHSLANPSANYGNYGGFIKEPLKVYPHANVGYPLYETEMEYIHAHADVMLNLSQLICGYREDRFYSFIPYASVGYAGSLNKSSVTGRRSNELVGGGGILNRFRLSSAWDLNLDIRATYTGEHFDQEDASIDPQKNRPAVIAGKQAEGLLTATLGLSYNFPRRGWDRSTVTTIRVNENVLQGLRNRIGNLENENKELTRQLEEALNRKVTAENVAAMPLLITFTINRYTLTHKDRVNLGFLADVLKANPKMVYSITGYADRGTGRAKRNQFLAEKRAQVVYDCLVNEFGVPAAQLKRESLGGVGNMYYNDPRCSRSVLTKIAE; this is translated from the coding sequence ATGGCATCGGACTCCGTCTACACGGTAGAAACTAAGACCACTGATCGTCACCTCGTCCAGACGAATAGATTTGGCTCGAACTGGTTCCTCGGAGCTGGCGTCGGAGCACAGATTTATTTTGGGGACCACGACAAGCAGATGCGCTTCGGTGATCGCCTGACACCTAACTTCGAAGTAAACTTCGGTAAGTGGTTCACGCCAGGCATCGGGATTCGCCTCGGGGCAAACGGCTACAAGATCAAGGGCGTAGCAGGCTGGGACAACCATTCGCTCGCCAATCCTAGCGCTAACTACGGGAACTACGGTGGCTTCATCAAGGAGCCCCTCAAGGTATACCCTCATGCCAACGTAGGCTATCCTCTCTATGAGACGGAGATGGAGTACATCCACGCGCATGCTGACGTCATGCTCAACCTGTCGCAGCTGATCTGCGGCTATCGCGAGGACCGCTTCTACTCCTTCATCCCCTACGCTAGCGTCGGCTATGCTGGGAGCCTCAACAAGTCGAGCGTCACGGGACGCCGCTCCAACGAGCTCGTTGGTGGCGGGGGTATCCTGAACCGCTTCCGTCTGAGCAGCGCATGGGACCTCAATCTGGATATCCGTGCTACCTATACGGGTGAGCACTTCGACCAGGAAGATGCATCTATCGACCCCCAGAAGAATCGTCCTGCAGTCATCGCCGGGAAGCAGGCTGAAGGCCTCCTGACGGCTACGCTCGGTCTGAGCTACAACTTCCCCCGTCGCGGCTGGGATCGTAGCACGGTGACGACCATCCGTGTCAATGAGAACGTCCTCCAGGGCCTGCGTAACCGCATCGGCAACCTCGAGAACGAAAACAAGGAGCTGACGCGCCAGCTGGAAGAGGCCCTCAACCGCAAGGTCACGGCCGAGAACGTGGCTGCTATGCCGCTGCTGATCACCTTCACCATCAACCGCTACACTCTGACGCACAAGGATCGTGTGAACCTCGGCTTCCTGGCTGACGTCCTGAAGGCTAACCCCAAGATGGTCTACTCGATCACGGGCTATGCTGACAGAGGCACGGGTCGCGCCAAGCGCAATCAGTTCCTCGCTGAGAAGCGTGCCCAGGTCGTCTACGACTGCCTCGTCAATGAATTCGGCGTACCTGCGGCTCAGCTCAAGCGTGAGTCTCTGGGTGGCGTAGGGAATATGTACTACAACGATCCTCGTTGCAGCCGCTCGGTACTGACGAAGATCGCTGAATAA
- the scpA gene encoding methylmalonyl-CoA mutase has protein sequence MKPQFKNIDIKSAGFAQTCPVEWAAKQSNDAVWRTAEQILVKPVYTAHDLEGMEHLDYASGLPPYLRGPYSGMYAMRPWTIRQYAGFSTAEESNAFYRRNLAAGQKGLSVAFDLATHRGYDADHSRVVGDVGKAGVSICSLEDMKVLFDGIPLNKMSVSMTMNGAVLPVMAFYINAGLEQGAKLDEMAGTIQNDILKEFMVRNTYIYPPEFSMRIIADIFEYTSQNMPKFNSISISGYHMQEAGATADIEMAYTLADGLEYLKAGIAAGIPVDKFAPRLSFFWAIGMNHFMEIAKMRAARCLWSKIVKQFNPENPKSLALRTHSQTSGWSLTEQDPFNNVGRTCIEAMGAALGHTQSLHTNALDEAIALPTDFSARIARNTQIYIQEETMICKEIDPWAGSYYVESLTNELMHKAWEHIKEVESMGGMAKAIETGLPKMRIEEAAARTQARIDSRQQVIVGINKYRLEKEDPIDILEIDNTAVRLQQIERLNELRKNRDEAAVKAALEAITHCVETKEGNLLDLAVKAAALRASLGEISDACEKVVGRYKAIIRTISGVYSSESGEDKDFARAKELAKKFAEKEGRQPRIMIAKMGQDGHDRGAKVVATGYADCGFDVDMGPLFQTPEEAARQAVENDVHVMGVSSLAAGHKTLIPQVIEELKKLGRPDILITAGGVIPAQDYEFLYNAGVAAIFGPGTPVAYSAAKVLEILLGEDA, from the coding sequence ATGAAACCACAATTCAAGAATATTGATATCAAGTCTGCAGGCTTCGCACAGACCTGCCCCGTGGAGTGGGCTGCGAAGCAGAGCAACGACGCCGTATGGCGTACGGCCGAGCAGATCCTCGTCAAGCCCGTCTATACGGCCCACGACCTCGAGGGCATGGAGCACCTGGACTACGCCTCTGGTCTGCCCCCTTACCTCCGTGGCCCCTATAGCGGCATGTACGCGATGCGTCCCTGGACGATCCGTCAGTACGCTGGCTTCTCCACGGCTGAGGAGTCCAATGCCTTCTACCGTCGTAACCTCGCCGCAGGTCAGAAGGGGCTGTCCGTAGCCTTTGACCTGGCGACCCACCGTGGCTACGACGCCGACCACTCGCGTGTCGTCGGTGACGTCGGGAAGGCTGGGGTATCCATCTGCTCGCTGGAGGATATGAAGGTCCTCTTCGACGGGATCCCCCTCAACAAGATGTCCGTCTCGATGACGATGAACGGTGCCGTGCTGCCCGTCATGGCCTTCTACATCAACGCTGGGCTCGAGCAGGGCGCTAAGCTCGATGAGATGGCTGGGACGATCCAGAACGACATCCTCAAGGAATTCATGGTGCGTAACACCTACATCTACCCACCCGAATTCTCGATGCGTATCATCGCCGACATCTTCGAGTACACGTCGCAGAACATGCCTAAGTTCAACTCGATCTCCATCTCCGGCTACCACATGCAGGAGGCCGGTGCTACGGCGGATATCGAGATGGCCTACACGCTGGCCGACGGGCTCGAGTACCTCAAGGCTGGGATCGCCGCTGGTATCCCCGTGGACAAGTTCGCCCCACGTCTGTCCTTCTTCTGGGCCATCGGGATGAACCACTTCATGGAGATCGCCAAGATGCGTGCTGCACGCTGCCTCTGGTCCAAGATCGTCAAGCAGTTCAACCCCGAGAACCCCAAGAGCCTCGCACTGCGTACCCACAGCCAGACCTCTGGCTGGTCGCTCACCGAGCAGGACCCCTTCAACAACGTAGGTCGTACCTGTATCGAGGCCATGGGTGCAGCCCTTGGGCACACGCAGTCGCTCCACACCAACGCCCTGGACGAAGCCATTGCTCTGCCTACGGACTTCTCCGCTCGTATCGCTCGTAACACCCAGATCTACATCCAGGAGGAAACCATGATCTGTAAGGAGATCGACCCATGGGCTGGCTCCTACTACGTGGAGAGCCTGACCAACGAGCTAATGCACAAGGCCTGGGAGCACATCAAGGAAGTCGAGAGCATGGGCGGTATGGCTAAGGCTATCGAGACGGGTCTACCGAAGATGCGTATCGAGGAGGCTGCTGCCCGCACACAGGCTCGTATCGACTCCCGCCAGCAGGTCATCGTCGGGATCAATAAGTATCGTCTCGAGAAGGAAGACCCGATCGACATCCTCGAGATCGACAATACGGCTGTACGCCTCCAGCAGATCGAGCGCCTCAACGAGCTGCGCAAGAACCGCGATGAGGCTGCGGTCAAGGCTGCCCTCGAGGCCATCACGCACTGCGTAGAGACCAAGGAAGGCAACCTCCTCGACCTCGCCGTCAAGGCTGCAGCGCTGCGCGCTTCGCTCGGTGAGATCTCCGACGCCTGCGAGAAGGTCGTCGGTCGCTACAAGGCTATCATCCGTACGATCTCAGGCGTGTACTCATCAGAATCTGGCGAAGACAAAGACTTCGCACGTGCTAAAGAACTGGCGAAGAAGTTCGCCGAGAAGGAAGGGCGTCAGCCTCGTATCATGATCGCCAAGATGGGTCAGGACGGGCACGACCGTGGTGCTAAGGTGGTAGCTACTGGCTACGCTGACTGCGGCTTCGACGTCGACATGGGTCCCCTCTTCCAGACGCCAGAGGAAGCAGCCCGCCAGGCTGTCGAGAACGACGTACACGTCATGGGTGTCTCCTCGCTCGCAGCAGGGCACAAGACGCTCATCCCTCAGGTGATCGAAGAGCTGAAGAAGCTCGGCCGTCCCGACATCCTTATCACCGCTGGTGGTGTGATCCCTGCTCAGGACTACGAGTTCCTCTACAACGCTGGCGTTGCCGCTATCTTCGGCCCTGGTACTCCTGTGGCTTACTCCGCCGCCAAGGTGCTTGAGATCCTCCTCGGGGAGGACGCTTAG